One region of Mycobacterium riyadhense genomic DNA includes:
- a CDS encoding DUF7159 family protein, giving the protein MDIVLGVSMEPTAVRLLLIEGENADGVIVEEDNFEVGTGDCAATSDAAAQVIAAITGTREGAAESGYQLTSIGVTWTDPAGVAALRAELAARDIGSVMLVSPLLAAAALAHTIGVALDYRHIAMLFVEAGSATLAVVDVADGSIVDLHRQSFEAVHELATMVAGLDAPGSRSDGVFVIGCGVDIVGIKSLLEAATSLVVTGPEEPHMALARGAALASANAPLFASSTAALAYALDPGTGEVHPGALNPTYLDLCANADPGREALAYSALDDEPDEVGLRPRRPLVLSGGAMAGISAIAAGVLIVSLTSDVRETAAVQLSPPASEAPSQVQLPAPSSLPPAPAAPVAETAPPPAPPAPPPVVAAPPPAVSPPPEVRQPPQTATNMAPATQPRRAPTRQAPPPVRTPVQQAPPPAPPPAAVPAPPPEPPVQPTPIMTMYLHVPFLTIPIPIYPPPPPPPPPPPGPPEPGP; this is encoded by the coding sequence ATGGACATCGTGCTTGGGGTATCGATGGAGCCCACGGCGGTCCGGTTACTGCTGATCGAGGGCGAGAACGCGGACGGCGTCATCGTCGAAGAAGACAACTTCGAAGTCGGGACGGGCGACTGCGCGGCGACCTCGGACGCGGCCGCTCAGGTGATCGCCGCGATTACCGGCACCCGCGAAGGCGCGGCCGAGAGTGGCTACCAGCTGACATCCATTGGTGTGACGTGGACGGACCCAGCCGGGGTTGCGGCGCTGCGCGCCGAGCTGGCCGCGCGCGACATCGGCAGCGTCATGCTGGTGTCCCCCCTGCTGGCCGCGGCCGCCCTGGCGCACACGATCGGCGTTGCGCTCGACTACCGCCACATTGCGATGTTGTTCGTCGAAGCCGGCAGCGCGACGCTGGCCGTTGTCGATGTGGCGGACGGGTCGATCGTCGATCTGCATCGGCAGTCCTTCGAAGCGGTTCACGAGTTGGCGACGATGGTAGCCGGTCTCGACGCGCCGGGCTCGCGGTCGGATGGCGTCTTCGTCATTGGCTGTGGGGTCGACATCGTCGGAATCAAGTCCCTGCTGGAGGCGGCGACGTCGCTCGTGGTGACCGGTCCTGAGGAACCGCACATGGCTCTGGCACGCGGGGCGGCGCTGGCGTCCGCGAACGCGCCGCTGTTCGCGTCTTCGACGGCAGCGCTGGCCTACGCGCTGGATCCGGGCACCGGCGAGGTCCATCCCGGCGCGCTCAATCCGACCTACCTGGACCTTTGCGCCAATGCGGATCCGGGGCGGGAAGCGCTGGCCTACAGCGCCCTAGACGACGAACCCGACGAAGTCGGACTGCGCCCGCGAAGGCCCTTGGTGTTGTCCGGTGGCGCGATGGCGGGAATCTCCGCGATCGCGGCCGGCGTGCTGATCGTCTCGCTGACATCTGATGTCCGCGAGACGGCGGCCGTGCAGCTCAGCCCCCCGGCCAGTGAGGCCCCGTCGCAGGTGCAGTTGCCCGCTCCCAGCTCGTTGCCACCTGCGCCCGCAGCTCCGGTAGCTGAAACGGCGCCCCCGCCCGCACCGCCAGCACCGCCGCCCGTGGTGGCGGCCCCGCCCCCGGCAGTCTCGCCGCCGCCCGAGGTGCGGCAGCCGCCGCAGACGGCCACGAATATGGCGCCCGCCACCCAGCCCCGTCGGGCGCCCACCCGGCAGGCACCCCCGCCGGTGCGGACGCCGGTGCAACAGGCGCCACCGCCTGCACCGCCGCCGGCCGCGGTGCCCGCACCGCCGCCCGAGCCCCCCGTACAGCCCACCCCGATCATGACGATGTATCTGCACGTCCCGTTCCTCACCATCCCCATTCCGATTTACCCGCCGCCCCCGCCCCCGCCCCCGCCGCCGCCCGGCCCGCCGGAACCGGGGCCCTAG
- a CDS encoding ATP-binding protein → MVVDPAEYKQVTVLFADVVRSMDIAAALGAERLREVMTELVDRSAAVVQRYGGTVDKFTGDGIMALFGAPITLEDHAFRACLAALDIQQVAQRLAVEVARRDGVDLRLRVGLNSGRVIAGEVGATHLGYTAVGAQVGMAQRMEAVAPPGGVMLSESTARLVEDRVVLGEPETVHIKGVDNPVPARRLLAADGEHTKRVRKPRHESRLVGRQREKVAVAALLDQAYGGNGTVITVTGRPGVGKTRLARESLATARGRGFEVFVTYCESHTREIAFHVISRLLRAVFDIGGLAAEQAQTRVRSEMPHASAEDLLLLDDLLGVRDSETPLPDISPDARHRRLVDLINTVALARRRPAVYVIEDAQWIDSVSESMLAEFAATVPRMRATLLIMYRPEYQGPLAGIPAARPFTLAPLDDSHITELVRELLGDHPSVLGLSTVIAERAGGIPFCAEEIVRDLVERGELEGAPGAYVCVREVRDIHVPASVQGVIGARIDRLTATAKRALHAAAVIGAQFDTELLALLLESDPEAMDLTPLIAAELVEPVTRAPQGTYAFCHPLIQAVAYESQLKAGRSELHRRVAAVMQRTRGGFTGEEAAMVATQYAAAGDLRDAFDWHMDAATWYGARDIRAARQSWQLAQRVADRLPADEPDVLAMRIAPRALLCGSAFQMGGTPADTGFAELRELTTAAGDKKSLAIGMAGHLTTLTFNSHHREAADMASEFATLVESIGDPAMTVGLFYAAAQAKWEAGEATESLRLAQRVIDLADGDPTMGNLVIGSPLAWALTVKGAAGMFLGRQGWRSDLRAGIVLARSVDAAARYFVQLYKYTAAIQNGAVLPSARDVALATESLEVAQQSGDNAALAYALLNRAIALLHNDSEAGGLEFLIKAKEMFVHEQLTMTLRRMCDIEFARERARSGDLDGAIELAAEVLAEQFDTGEMIFRGPATTVLVEALLSRGSTADIAAAAHAVERLAAVPVEPGFVLHELPVLRLRALLARTHGDEAGYAQFRDRFRAKAQDAGFEGYLAQAEAMG, encoded by the coding sequence GTGGTCGTTGATCCTGCCGAATACAAGCAGGTGACGGTGCTGTTCGCCGACGTGGTGCGGTCGATGGACATCGCCGCGGCTCTTGGCGCCGAGCGGCTGCGTGAGGTGATGACCGAGCTGGTCGATCGGTCCGCGGCCGTGGTGCAGCGGTATGGCGGTACCGTGGACAAGTTCACTGGCGACGGGATCATGGCCTTGTTTGGGGCACCAATCACGTTGGAGGATCACGCTTTTCGGGCGTGCCTTGCGGCTCTGGATATTCAGCAGGTTGCTCAGCGGTTGGCGGTTGAGGTGGCCCGCCGCGACGGGGTCGACCTGCGGCTGCGGGTCGGCTTGAATTCCGGCCGGGTGATCGCCGGCGAAGTCGGAGCTACACACCTGGGCTATACCGCGGTCGGTGCGCAGGTCGGCATGGCGCAGCGGATGGAAGCGGTGGCTCCGCCGGGCGGTGTCATGCTCAGCGAGTCGACCGCGCGACTCGTCGAGGATCGCGTTGTGCTGGGTGAACCCGAGACCGTGCACATTAAGGGCGTCGACAACCCGGTGCCGGCGCGCCGGCTGCTGGCCGCGGATGGCGAGCATACGAAAAGGGTGCGCAAGCCCCGTCATGAATCCCGGTTGGTCGGACGCCAGCGGGAGAAGGTCGCCGTCGCCGCATTACTCGACCAAGCCTATGGCGGCAACGGAACCGTCATCACGGTGACTGGTCGGCCAGGGGTCGGAAAGACTCGGTTGGCCCGTGAATCGTTAGCGACGGCGCGCGGGCGTGGTTTCGAGGTATTTGTCACCTATTGCGAGTCCCACACTCGCGAAATCGCTTTTCATGTCATCTCGCGGCTGTTGCGCGCGGTTTTCGACATCGGTGGCCTGGCCGCGGAGCAGGCGCAGACCCGAGTCCGTAGCGAGATGCCTCACGCCAGTGCGGAGGATCTCCTGCTGCTCGATGACCTGCTTGGCGTTCGCGACAGCGAGACGCCGTTGCCCGATATCAGTCCGGACGCCCGACACCGCCGACTTGTTGACCTGATCAACACCGTTGCGCTGGCGCGCCGGCGGCCCGCGGTCTATGTCATCGAGGACGCCCAGTGGATCGACAGTGTCAGCGAGTCGATGCTCGCCGAATTCGCGGCAACCGTGCCGAGAATGCGGGCGACGCTGCTCATCATGTACCGGCCCGAATATCAGGGACCACTGGCGGGCATCCCGGCCGCACGTCCCTTTACGCTCGCACCCCTTGATGATTCGCATATCACGGAGTTGGTTAGAGAGCTGCTGGGTGATCATCCTTCAGTACTGGGACTCTCGACGGTGATCGCCGAACGAGCGGGGGGCATACCGTTCTGTGCCGAGGAGATTGTGCGTGACTTGGTCGAGCGGGGCGAACTCGAGGGTGCTCCGGGCGCCTACGTGTGCGTGCGGGAGGTGCGCGATATCCATGTGCCGGCCAGTGTGCAAGGAGTCATCGGAGCTCGGATCGACCGACTCACGGCTACGGCCAAGCGCGCCTTGCACGCCGCGGCCGTCATCGGTGCGCAGTTCGATACCGAGCTGTTGGCGCTGCTGCTGGAATCAGACCCGGAGGCAATGGATCTGACGCCGTTGATCGCGGCGGAACTCGTAGAGCCCGTGACGCGCGCGCCGCAGGGCACCTACGCGTTTTGCCATCCGCTGATTCAGGCGGTGGCATACGAATCCCAATTGAAGGCCGGGCGGTCAGAACTGCACCGTCGGGTGGCCGCGGTGATGCAGCGAACCCGCGGCGGGTTCACCGGTGAGGAAGCCGCCATGGTCGCCACCCAGTATGCGGCCGCCGGCGACCTGCGTGACGCGTTCGACTGGCACATGGATGCAGCAACTTGGTATGGCGCACGCGACATCCGGGCGGCCCGACAGAGTTGGCAGCTGGCGCAGCGAGTCGCCGATCGGCTGCCCGCCGACGAACCCGATGTGCTGGCCATGCGGATCGCCCCGCGAGCTCTGCTGTGCGGCAGCGCTTTTCAGATGGGTGGCACGCCTGCCGACACCGGCTTTGCGGAGTTGCGGGAGCTGACCACCGCCGCAGGTGACAAGAAATCACTCGCCATCGGGATGGCTGGGCACCTCACCACCCTCACGTTCAACTCACATCATCGCGAAGCCGCCGACATGGCATCGGAATTTGCCACGCTTGTCGAGTCGATCGGCGATCCGGCGATGACGGTCGGGCTGTTCTATGCGGCCGCACAGGCCAAGTGGGAAGCCGGTGAAGCGACCGAGAGTTTGCGGTTGGCTCAGCGGGTCATCGATCTCGCCGACGGCGACCCCACCATGGGCAACCTTGTGATCGGATCTCCTCTGGCATGGGCGCTCACCGTCAAAGGAGCGGCTGGAATGTTCCTGGGGCGCCAAGGCTGGCGATCCGACCTGCGGGCAGGCATTGTTCTGGCTCGGTCGGTTGACGCCGCCGCCCGCTACTTCGTGCAGTTGTACAAGTACACGGCCGCCATCCAGAACGGCGCAGTGTTACCCAGCGCGCGCGACGTGGCGCTGGCAACCGAATCGTTGGAAGTCGCGCAGCAATCCGGAGACAACGCCGCGCTTGCCTACGCGCTGTTGAACCGCGCTATCGCGTTGCTCCACAACGACTCTGAAGCTGGAGGCCTGGAATTTCTGATAAAGGCAAAAGAGATGTTCGTGCACGAACAGCTCACCATGACGCTGCGCCGCATGTGCGATATCGAATTTGCGCGCGAGCGCGCACGATCCGGTGATCTCGACGGCGCGATCGAGCTCGCCGCGGAAGTCCTCGCCGAGCAGTTCGACACCGGGGAGATGATCTTCCGTGGGCCCGCCACGACCGTGCTGGTCGAGGCGCTGTTATCGCGTGGCTCTACTGCCGACATCGCCGCTGCGGCACATGCGGTTGAGCGGTTGGCCGCCGTGCCGGTAGAGCCCGGATTCGTCCTGCACGAGCTTCCGGTGCTGCGGTTGCGCGCCCTGCTGGCCCGGACACATGGCGATGAGGCGGGCTACGCGCAATTCCGGGACCGCTTCCGGGCCAAGGCGCAAGATGCCGGATTCGAGGGATATCTGGCGCAGGCCGAAGCGATGGGCTAA
- a CDS encoding DUF3060 domain-containing protein: MNPEDDPEARIRELERPLAEAARASELGAQPPLGDSAYQPYPPPPPGPVPPPFQAPSPPPSYGYSAPYPGATPRSSSGIRIFWILAALFIIGVLALVGGIAVYASRQLHSGGFVVLSPSESTESPAPESTSPINTSPRTTPRSPSPATSPPPPPGGSLIVTGVNENKTVACNDSVVTVSGISNKVVITGHCARLTVSGLQNTVTVDAADTIDASGFNNRITYHSGSPKITKSGDANVVEQG, encoded by the coding sequence ATGAACCCCGAGGATGACCCGGAGGCCCGGATCCGCGAGCTGGAGCGCCCGCTGGCCGAGGCGGCACGCGCGTCGGAACTGGGTGCCCAGCCGCCGCTCGGTGACTCGGCATACCAGCCGTACCCGCCACCGCCGCCCGGCCCGGTGCCACCGCCTTTCCAGGCGCCATCGCCACCGCCCTCGTATGGCTACAGCGCCCCCTATCCCGGAGCCACCCCACGGTCGTCCTCGGGTATCCGGATCTTCTGGATCTTGGCCGCGCTCTTCATCATTGGCGTGCTGGCTCTGGTGGGAGGCATTGCCGTCTACGCCTCGCGTCAACTCCACAGCGGTGGCTTCGTCGTCCTGTCTCCTTCTGAAAGCACCGAAAGCCCGGCCCCCGAAAGCACTTCCCCGATCAACACTTCGCCTCGGACCACCCCGCGCAGCCCAAGCCCCGCGACATCACCACCACCACCGCCGGGCGGCAGCCTCATCGTCACTGGTGTCAACGAGAACAAGACGGTCGCCTGTAACGACAGCGTCGTCACCGTCAGCGGAATTTCCAACAAGGTCGTCATCACCGGCCACTGCGCGCGGCTTACCGTGTCCGGCTTGCAGAACACCGTCACCGTCGACGCCGCCGACACCATCGACGCCTCCGGCTTCAACAATCGCATCACGTATCACTCGGGCTCACCGAAGATCACCAAATCCGGCGACGCGAACGTCGTAGAGCAGGGCTAG
- a CDS encoding NADP-dependent oxidoreductase, with the protein MPELPNRQILLRRRPTGLVQPGDTELITSLAPEPADGEALLRTTYVGIDAAARTWLDDQPGYLPPVQLGEVIRAAGIGQVVASRCDAYAVGDVVTTLTGFQEYVIIRDDVFSTPIRGEDDQLAIMSVYGPTGATAYFGMTDIGRPQPGETVVVSAAAGATGSVAGQIAKIAGARVVGIAGGPRKCRAVVEDFGFDACIDYKAGDLAAALKEHCPRRVDVYFDNVGGPILDAVLGRLAPRARVVLCGVISSYLTGEHPGPANYVNLLAKTALMQGFNALDQWGRFDEAFANLRRWEAEGRLKHRQTIFEGIESCVDALNGLFTGANIGKTLVKISEPTPCC; encoded by the coding sequence GTGCCCGAGTTGCCGAACCGTCAGATCCTGTTGCGCCGCCGTCCCACCGGGCTCGTCCAGCCTGGGGACACCGAGCTGATCACCTCGCTCGCCCCCGAGCCTGCCGACGGCGAGGCACTGCTGCGCACCACGTACGTGGGTATCGATGCCGCCGCCCGGACCTGGCTCGACGACCAGCCGGGCTATCTTCCGCCGGTACAGCTGGGCGAGGTCATCCGGGCGGCCGGCATCGGCCAGGTCGTCGCTTCGCGGTGCGACGCCTACGCCGTCGGCGACGTGGTCACCACTCTGACGGGCTTTCAGGAGTACGTGATCATCCGCGACGACGTGTTCAGCACACCGATCCGGGGCGAGGACGACCAACTGGCGATCATGTCGGTGTACGGCCCGACCGGTGCCACCGCGTACTTCGGGATGACCGACATCGGCCGGCCGCAGCCCGGCGAGACGGTGGTGGTCTCGGCGGCAGCGGGTGCCACCGGGTCGGTGGCGGGGCAGATCGCCAAGATCGCCGGAGCCCGGGTCGTGGGCATCGCGGGTGGGCCCCGGAAGTGCCGGGCGGTGGTCGAAGACTTCGGGTTCGACGCGTGCATCGACTACAAGGCGGGCGACCTGGCGGCGGCGCTCAAAGAGCACTGTCCCCGGCGAGTCGACGTCTACTTCGACAACGTTGGCGGCCCGATCCTTGACGCGGTGCTCGGCCGGTTGGCTCCCAGGGCGCGGGTTGTGCTGTGCGGCGTGATCTCTAGCTACCTGACCGGCGAGCACCCGGGACCGGCCAACTACGTGAACCTGCTCGCCAAAACCGCTCTCATGCAAGGATTCAACGCACTCGACCAGTGGGGCCGCTTCGACGAAGCCTTCGCCAACCTGCGCCGCTGGGAGGCCGAAGGCCGGCTCAAGCACCGCCAAACCATCTTCGAGGGAATCGAGTCGTGTGTTGACGCCCTCAATGGGCTGTTCACCGGGGCCAACATCGGCAAGACGCTGGTCAAAATCAGCGAACCCACACCCTGCTGCTAG
- a CDS encoding glycoside hydrolase family 16 protein codes for MLMPEMDRRRMIMMTGFGALAATIPAPKALANPSRPAAPAGPAPAPAAPAAGPTGGLLWHDEFDGPAGSAPDPSKWAVSNHRTPIRNPVGFDQPQFWGQYRDSRQNVFLDGNSNLVLRATHDGNSYFGGLVHGLWRGGVGTTWEARIKFNCLGAGMWPAWWLSNDDPGRSGEIDLIEWYGNGTWPSGTTVHANPDGTAFETCPIGVDGAWHNWRVRWDTTGMYFWLDYADGMEPYFSVPATGIEDLNEPIREWPFNDPDYTVFPVLNLAVGGSGGGDPAAGSYPQEMLVDWVRVF; via the coding sequence CTGCTTATGCCCGAAATGGACCGTCGCCGGATGATCATGATGACAGGATTCGGCGCCCTGGCGGCCACAATCCCCGCCCCGAAAGCCCTGGCCAACCCGTCCCGACCGGCTGCGCCGGCGGGTCCGGCCCCCGCGCCTGCCGCGCCGGCCGCGGGGCCGACCGGTGGACTGCTGTGGCACGACGAGTTCGACGGCCCCGCTGGTTCGGCACCCGATCCGTCGAAGTGGGCAGTGTCCAATCACCGGACGCCGATCCGGAACCCGGTCGGGTTCGACCAGCCGCAGTTTTGGGGGCAATACCGCGACAGCCGGCAGAACGTGTTCCTCGACGGCAACTCTAATCTCGTGCTGCGCGCCACCCATGACGGCAACAGTTACTTCGGCGGCCTGGTCCACGGCCTGTGGCGGGGCGGCGTGGGGACCACCTGGGAAGCCCGAATCAAGTTCAACTGCCTAGGAGCCGGCATGTGGCCCGCTTGGTGGTTGTCCAATGACGATCCCGGCCGCAGTGGCGAAATCGACCTCATCGAGTGGTACGGCAACGGAACTTGGCCGTCGGGAACCACCGTCCACGCCAACCCGGACGGCACGGCGTTCGAGACCTGCCCGATCGGCGTGGACGGCGCCTGGCATAACTGGCGGGTGCGCTGGGATACGACCGGCATGTACTTCTGGCTCGACTACGCCGACGGCATGGAGCCGTACTTCTCGGTTCCAGCGACCGGCATCGAGGATTTGAACGAGCCGATCCGCGAATGGCCCTTCAACGATCCCGACTACACGGTGTTCCCGGTGCTGAATCTCGCGGTTGGCGGCTCCGGTGGCGGCGATCCCGCGGCGGGCTCGTATCCGCAAGAGATGCTCGTCGACTGGGTGCGCGTCTTTTAA
- a CDS encoding glycoside hydrolase family 16 protein, protein MDRRSMLLSTGIGMLAAAASIPVPEARAYPAPPAAPAAGPGGPYIFSDEFDGPAGSGPDPAKWSVQTWQDDVYPPVEGIYRDDRRNVFLDGNSNLVLCATQEMGQYYTGKLRGNFRSMINQTWEARIKLDCLFPGLWAAYWGVNEDPEPDGEVDIFEWYGNGNWPPGTTVHAASNGKTWEGKSIPGLVDGGWHTWQMHWGEDGFAFSRDGVPYFKVPPKPIHVAGNPPEDMRWPFNNPGYWMTPMFTLAVGGVGAGDPALGTFPAAMLIDYIRIW, encoded by the coding sequence ATGGATCGTCGCAGCATGTTGTTGAGCACGGGAATCGGCATGCTGGCAGCCGCAGCCTCGATCCCCGTGCCCGAGGCCCGGGCGTACCCGGCACCGCCGGCCGCGCCGGCGGCCGGGCCGGGCGGTCCCTACATTTTCTCCGACGAGTTTGATGGCCCGGCGGGCTCGGGTCCCGATCCGGCGAAGTGGTCGGTGCAGACCTGGCAGGACGACGTGTACCCGCCGGTCGAGGGGATATACCGCGACGATCGCCGAAACGTGTTCCTCGACGGCAATTCCAATCTGGTCCTCTGCGCCACCCAGGAAATGGGCCAGTACTACACCGGCAAACTGCGCGGCAACTTTCGGAGCATGATCAACCAAACTTGGGAAGCGCGGATAAAGCTGGACTGTTTGTTCCCCGGCCTGTGGGCCGCGTACTGGGGTGTCAACGAGGATCCTGAGCCCGACGGTGAGGTCGACATTTTCGAGTGGTACGGCAACGGCAACTGGCCCCCGGGTACCACGGTCCACGCGGCATCCAACGGCAAAACCTGGGAAGGAAAATCGATTCCCGGCTTGGTGGACGGCGGGTGGCACACCTGGCAAATGCATTGGGGTGAGGACGGTTTCGCCTTCTCCCGCGACGGAGTTCCGTACTTCAAAGTTCCGCCGAAGCCCATCCACGTCGCCGGCAACCCCCCCGAGGACATGCGATGGCCATTCAACAATCCCGGCTATTGGATGACTCCGATGTTTACCCTTGCGGTTGGTGGGGTTGGCGCCGGCGATCCTGCGCTTGGTACCTTCCCGGCGGCCATGCTCATCGACTACATACGTATCTGGTGA
- a CDS encoding glycosyltransferase family 39 protein codes for MSASPPTGLDPLIAFVFAAAVSLGGAARPSFWYDEAATISASYSRSLGQLWQMLGNVDAVHGLYYLLMHGWFQLVPPTEFWSRAPSGLAVGGAAAGVVVLGKQFSSRTIAVTSGVVCAILPRSTWAGIEARPYAVSMMAAVWLTILLVYAARRDNARVWLCYGVAQAISIVLDIYLALLLLAHAAFVCCFRRSRTVLIRFAIASVAAGCAVTPFVVAVVGQAHQISWIAPIGHRTIEDVTVQQYFERCPLFAALSAVVIVTAIVLWRYTSTKLAETDRQLLALAAAWLVIPTALIVVWSALVHSIYTPRYLCFTAPAMALVLGVCIGALAVKPWVAVAIVALFAVVAAPNYVWAQRNPYAKYGMDYSQVADLITAEAAPGDCLLVNDTVTFMPAPMRPLMAARPDAYRKLFDLTLWQRATDRNDVFDTNLIPEVVVQPLSHCGVVWIITQADESMPTHEQGSALPPGPRFGATPAYTVPRSLGFRLVERWQFNLVQVIKAQR; via the coding sequence CTGTCGGCATCGCCGCCAACTGGGCTGGACCCGTTGATCGCCTTCGTGTTTGCGGCCGCGGTGAGTCTGGGCGGCGCCGCCCGGCCGTCCTTCTGGTACGACGAGGCCGCGACCATTTCGGCCTCATACAGCCGTTCGCTGGGGCAGTTATGGCAGATGTTGGGCAACGTCGACGCCGTTCATGGCCTGTACTACTTGCTCATGCATGGCTGGTTCCAGCTCGTCCCGCCCACGGAGTTCTGGTCCCGCGCGCCAAGCGGTTTGGCCGTGGGAGGGGCCGCGGCCGGCGTTGTGGTGCTGGGCAAGCAATTCTCGTCTCGCACCATCGCAGTGACGTCCGGGGTTGTCTGCGCGATCTTGCCGCGGTCGACGTGGGCGGGCATCGAGGCTCGCCCGTACGCCGTTTCGATGATGGCCGCCGTGTGGCTGACGATACTGCTGGTTTACGCCGCTCGCCGAGACAACGCACGGGTCTGGTTGTGTTATGGTGTTGCCCAAGCGATTTCGATTGTTCTCGACATCTATCTCGCGCTGTTGCTGTTGGCGCACGCCGCGTTTGTCTGTTGCTTCCGGCGTAGTCGAACGGTCTTGATACGGTTCGCCATTGCCTCGGTTGCGGCGGGTTGCGCCGTGACGCCGTTTGTGGTCGCGGTGGTCGGTCAAGCGCATCAGATCAGCTGGATCGCGCCGATCGGCCACCGAACGATCGAGGATGTGACGGTTCAGCAATACTTCGAAAGATGCCCCTTGTTCGCGGCTTTGTCAGCAGTGGTCATCGTGACCGCTATTGTTTTGTGGCGCTATACATCCACAAAACTGGCTGAGACGGATCGGCAACTGCTGGCATTGGCGGCCGCCTGGCTTGTGATCCCGACCGCCTTGATCGTCGTTTGGTCGGCGTTGGTGCACTCGATCTACACGCCACGCTATTTGTGTTTCACTGCACCGGCGATGGCGCTGGTCCTGGGCGTCTGCATTGGCGCATTGGCGGTCAAACCGTGGGTAGCGGTGGCGATCGTTGCGCTTTTCGCCGTCGTCGCGGCACCGAATTATGTTTGGGCGCAACGCAATCCGTATGCCAAATACGGGATGGACTATAGCCAAGTGGCCGATCTGATCACGGCCGAGGCCGCACCGGGCGATTGCTTGCTGGTAAATGACACAGTGACTTTCATGCCCGCACCGATGCGACCCTTGATGGCGGCGCGCCCCGATGCTTATCGGAAGCTGTTCGACCTCACCCTTTGGCAACGCGCGACCGACCGCAACGACGTCTTCGACACCAACCTGATCCCGGAGGTCGTCGTGCAGCCGTTAAGCCACTGCGGTGTCGTCTGGATCATCACCCAAGCCGACGAGTCGATGCCCACGCACGAGCAGGGCTCGGCGCTCCCGCCAGGCCCTCGCTTCGGAGCAACCCCCGCCTACACGGTTCCGCGCAGCCTAGGCTTCCGGCTTGTCGAGCGTTGGCAGTTCAACCTGGTTCAGGTCATCAAAGCGCAGCGATAA
- a CDS encoding MarR family winged helix-turn-helix transcriptional regulator translates to MQPYCASFDHEVTGDGPSAEQIDAVLRASRAMVGIAAASIAQVDDSVTVPQLRVLVMVYTRGPLNLAAVAAGLGVNPSNASRICERLIRAGMLDRQASPHDRRNIVLSLTDAGRGLINKATRHRRTAIAQLLRSMDPSDRELVATALDRFADAAGEPVPDDIVATIWPGGS, encoded by the coding sequence ATGCAGCCGTACTGCGCGTCTTTTGACCACGAAGTGACCGGTGATGGGCCTTCGGCCGAACAGATCGATGCCGTCCTGCGGGCATCCCGTGCGATGGTGGGCATTGCTGCGGCCTCCATCGCCCAGGTCGACGACAGTGTGACTGTCCCGCAGTTGCGGGTGCTGGTGATGGTGTACACCCGAGGTCCGCTCAATCTTGCGGCGGTGGCGGCCGGTCTGGGCGTCAACCCGTCAAACGCCAGCCGCATTTGCGAACGTCTCATCAGGGCGGGAATGCTCGACCGCCAAGCATCGCCGCACGATCGACGCAACATCGTGTTAAGCCTCACCGACGCGGGACGAGGGCTGATCAACAAGGCGACCCGACATCGCCGCACTGCGATTGCCCAGTTGCTGCGGAGCATGGATCCGTCGGATCGCGAACTGGTCGCGACGGCCCTCGACCGGTTTGCCGATGCCGCCGGTGAACCCGTGCCCGACGACATCGTGGCGACGATTTGGCCTGGTGGGAGCTGA
- a CDS encoding PASTA domain-containing protein produces MTSQSPGQITIPDVRGHDGDKARRILEKLGLTDVRMCSTNPAYAVVMLESCWIAVSIDPPPGTVVAANDPVVVKVYKD; encoded by the coding sequence GTGACTTCGCAGAGCCCCGGGCAGATCACGATCCCCGATGTACGAGGACATGACGGCGACAAAGCTCGGAGGATTCTGGAAAAGCTTGGTCTCACCGACGTACGGATGTGCTCGACAAATCCCGCGTATGCCGTAGTCATGTTGGAGTCGTGCTGGATAGCAGTGAGCATTGATCCACCGCCGGGAACTGTGGTCGCCGCGAATGACCCCGTAGTGGTCAAGGTGTACAAGGACTAG